The window TTTAACTAAAGCTTCACGATGAGGGGATACGGCACCTATTTTTCCCggattcttaatttttaaaaaattagattcgGCTTTGTTCTCGTCTGCCGCTTCAGCCGTGTTTGAGTCTAATAtagtttttaaagaaaaattttgagtggttaaaaaaaatgtaaaaatgtgaTTTACACCTAGGCTTACCAGAGTCTGGCCGCACACTTATATcttataattctaaaaataaaaattattgacaagagttattatttaattttacttgagTTGTCAGGGAGTGTGGAATTTAAATCATAGTAGAAAGTCGATTTATGTGAATCCTTTGTCAATGAGTTTAAAACGCTATTATGATTTTTCGGTTTATTTGGCTTTCCAACGAAATTGCGTTTCCGTTGGAATAGTCGTTTACTCTCTTGACTATTTGAAGGCTGTGAAACTTCGGTTATTTCTTTGGGGACACTCTCAGAGATCAGGTTGCCGGTTTTAGAAGAAATCTCTAAtcaaaaaaaagtgttttttttatagtgtGCTAATTAATTGGTTAAAGGACCAGATGAATCACTGGAAGAAGAACCAAAACGCGTTATATCACTTTTAGTGTAAGCAtcctttttttcatttagaaaatcGGTCTTTGCATTATCTTCACTAGATCAAAAAAAACAATAGTAGTCATTTACTATCGATTAACTTACGTTTTTGCCTTTTCGTTCAAGACACCTTTTGcgtgttttctttttgaaaactgataaaattataattaaaagaattactgttaagttaaattacaattttttttaccggCGATAATAGAACTCTTTGTAGAAgatttggtttttttttatttttttgcttgtcatttatttcaagttcctatgaaaaataaaacattgaacATTTGCAATAACTGTATTTGATGACAATTATTAGCGTATGGGATATTTAActtacatcattttttttcttgttagcTTCAAGTCGGGCGATTTCCTTGTTAAAATCGGAAGAACTGCTTTCTTTGTGATTccgcaaaattaaattcagttGTGAACGATAGCTTTTGCCAGATTGAATCAAATTCTCCATtacttctattttttcttttacattgcCCGTGGCGGTGTCTATGTAATCAAACGAAAAGTGAAGATCATGTGTAAGCATTCGGGAACAAATTGAGTTTGATTTCTTAATACTCTCTATATAGTTTCTAAtaattgtttcgattttttcatcgaaacaatTGTCCAAGAAAAACGACGTTCCACTACTTGGGGACTCTTCAATATTATTGACTGTTTTTGCAGACACAGGGTCAACCAACaaaagtattgtttttttgaaacaaatcgTCGGTATAGGATAcggtataatttttttgtgaCTATTTAGAAGCATAGTATGACGTTTGTACACCTGGTTGAGACCATGAGAATAAACGGCTTGGTCCTGTATCGAAaaactttccaattttttagaaaaactttccaattttttagaaaaactgAACGCTTCACACATAACGTGATAAAAAACCAATGCTAGAGCCATCCCAGGCTGCCCAGGAAGGATTAATGTATCTTGTGTCATTTGAGATAATTTATGATGCAACATAAAGTCTTGCCAAAATGCttctaatttctcttttttcggTCCGGTTATTTTATCCAGGCTTGAGTATTCTAACATTTGATTTGGCTGTATAGATCTATcgtctaaatttaatatattaaaaggtGATTGAGGGTTATGTACGGAAGCATCACTAAAAGACTTAGTCATTTCTTCTATTGCCGTCGCTCcctgtaacaaaaaaattaacgtaATAGATACATCAGTGAgcacataattattatatcgttttcaattatttactcttaacaaaaaataaatcgcaTACTCTATTTTCTTACGTGATAAATTGCTTTTAATTTCTCATAATCTGCAAATACGTAGAAAAATTCCTTATTACAAATgcagtttaataaaaatacaaaaaaaatagttgaaaaatACACAGTTATAAtggtaataattttattattataaagtttAGTTTTGTTAGAAAGTAAAGCCGAGTTATAGAGTAGATTTTaatcaaaagaaattgaaaattaagaaaacttatttttttgttgaagaaaatatatccTATGTCAAAATATCAATTGTTttataagataaaaaaaaaagtttgtttgaaCGTTGTTAAAAagttgataattttattttgtacttggagttaaactaataaaaagttatgacgaATTATAACGCATGCATGTGGTTTGGTGTCGTATAAAAGCAAAAGTGAACAAACTTGTTTGtgatgattaaaattttcattaaaaaataacgggTATTGAATCAAgtagttttcaatttaaaatgcTTAAACGATgctaaaaagatattttaccaTTTGAGtataaggaaaataaatacatgaaacgTATAGTCTAGGATTTTAAGCTTTTAGCTAAAGTTACAATAGTCTCAATTTGGTGGTACACATGCAAGGAATCCTTATGGCTCAAATTAAGTTATgtttctatgaattttaaattaacttaaaCGAATTTGTTTTCACTAAATTTTAcgactttttaaaaaaaacttttttaaagaGAATATTGTGTTTTGAATATTGAGTTGCactataatttgttaaaatatttaaagaatgttTTGTTATATAAGAAGTACAaatcttattaaatttttttgttgcttaactacaaaaatataaaatacgaaaattcaCAGCATGAATAAAGTTTTAATCCATCAATCATACATCTAATTGAGGGTTGCGATTCAGtcactttcagaattttttttttctctctacgGAACCCACGTGAAGAAAAAGTgtgattaatattcaaaatacaCTAGTGATTTGCGGTTTACCAACAGcttttttgtaatatactgCTTAATCTACAGGTTTAAAAAGTGAGTTTTAATGAACTAACTACGCAtagcaaattttttttttatatgaatatatttttgaaattatgcGACGGAATGAAGAACGTGTTTGTAATCACATTCATCTATTCCGCTGATATTCTTGcaatcatacaattttttgcgTATGTTGTTGTTGCAGGACaaaggttaaaaaaaaatttcactgCCTTGTAATACACTATAAGAACACGATGTATGGAAGTTGAAgtgtgaaaattgaaaaaaaaaaaaaacttctttgGAGTTGGTCAACTAATGGtgagaataaatatatgaagccTTCGTTTAAGGAAAACAGTAGTAGATTACTAAGAATGTATCTAGCATTAGGCTAAACCCAAGCTAACGCATTAATCGCGTAGGTAACGACAATACTTCACGTTTCGTTAAGTGTTTCTTTTCAGGTATACGTATGAAACCGAACTGTTAGCTTTAAAATGCGTTTCGTGTTATTAGGGTTTGTTCATTTAGAAACTTTCCTTGTCATGATATCGATTAATAAAATCCATgggattattaaaaaagtttaagaatttaaaaaaaattttgtcgaATATATagcattcttaaattttcattttaaacctgtatatgtatttatgtaaaagGAGAAAAGTAAAGTGAactacagaaaaaaaaattctttaaacgtcaaatttataatattgtccatatctgtattttaaaaagatgtCTGGTTgacctttttttatttcatcgtcacaaattttgaattttgtagtGGTATATGTTTTcacgttaaatttttataaatattcttgttgaaaaaaaaaagatggagCGTTTTTTTTTGACCATAAAATCTTTTATACCATAGTCaaacttaataaatataaatacattgtaatacttacatatttttcCCTTCTTATTGTGGCGAGATATATATTACtttcataaaagaaattagTCTAATAAAAACTATGTTACAGACGCTTATTTAAAAACTTCAGTGCATATTTCTTGTGGTCTTAAGTTTTAAAATGTACTCAATTATTTGTGACGCTCTAAAGTAGtgggacaaaaaaaaattgaaatttactcGTAAATGTTTTCTCCCATGTATTTACCTAAACTTAGTGTACGTAGGCGGATTTTGTTCATCATACAAAACAGGTTGGGGAAGTGTAATATATGTTTGTACAACTTTAATATTAGACTCACATCTAATTTTTTGCCACACTCGGCTAGATGTTTtctgacaaataaaaataatctatatTGCAAAGTTTTAgtgttcaaataaattttgaaataatttctgcgTAAAATAGTACGACTTTTATGACATTAAGTCAAAGCAAAAAACGCAATTAAGAAAAGTTTCAGCTTTGTAAGAAATGCAATAATACAGGGGTTACTTATATAGTCACATAAATCATTATTGTAGCATGATGATAACaacgataatttttaattgatttttttgaaattctgttcCAAAGCAAAATCGTGACTAGCGTCAAGCAATGAGAGACACCAAAGTCTCTATCATTGTTAAGCATATGGTGcacattacaaaataaatttaaaaaataggcTTTAACAGCAAATGTTAACGAAAAAGATACTTCTTTTGGTTACAAGAAGATAATAACTTTGAACCACGAAATACTGAAAGCATTAAAAATggttttacttaatttatttttactacatttatcctaaaataaattccgCATATTGTAGTAATGTCTAcgtctttttttgttttaaaacacATAAACAACTCTagtatgtttttaaaaaaaaagtgttttcgacgaagttaatttttattaagaatacAATCGAAACATTgtgttaaatttcttttcgctgactaataaaaagaaacaataagtttattatacattaaataaagttatttaaaaaaaaataaaataacaaaattaaaataaatttgacaagGGAAATACACAATGTGTTCGtcatgagaaaaaaaaacttatgtTTGATGCCATAACAAATAGAATATGAtgcatcaaaataaaatttgaacaaagtatttttgtaatcttcaacattataatattataacttTACTTAAGTTTCGtaaaaactttcaaaattctcGTTTTGTCTTTGCGACCTTCGTTATgacgacgaaaaaaaaatgaagcatGTTACTGCTATCGGACTGTAGAATAGGAACCATTGTAGTATCagcttaaataataaaattttggtgaaaaaaaaattacttaagaACTGAGTGtatcttaaatatattttgtgttgCGATTGCTTACAAGAacggaaacaaaaaaatactgcAATTCCATCAACAAAAATTGGATCTAGTGCTAGTAAAGTGACATTttgtacattataatatatataataaacttttGTTATGTACTTTGATAGAATTATGCAAAAAGCTTATTGTATCGTTACAAGAATTGATACATCGcaattcgtttttaaatttcagcaaaacttaatatttgttacattttattgacatCAATTCCAAAacattgtatattattgtattcaaTAGTAAACGGAACAaccctttatttttttgaagtttAGAATACGGGAAAAGACGCTATCTCACttctattacaaaattgtagGTTTTTTATAGATTTGTTTTAACGTTTGAATATGTGGGTCATGTACATTTTCTATATACATTTCCACAAAGATGATTCTTTTTGgcattatataaaaagattgaaaaaacACAGGTGTAGTTTAAAGTCACTCATGCTATGAATTCCCTAGAGCACAATGTATTCTTTGCCGAGAGGTTATACATAAGTCCAACTAATAAAACAGATTTCATAATAGTTTTTGTgcttttcattcaattttatgtgtACAAAAAGTATTCTACGTAAAGACtaatgatattttctttttaaagtatCTTCCTAGATCGTATTTAGAATACGCTGCTTTGCTGTACATACCTGATTTCATCCGTTTACCAGGGATGGAATGACGCTatagtgtttttatttatcagtACTTACgcttattaaagaaaatatacataaataaaaaaaaaatttatactcTTCATTCTCAATTAACTATGTAACaatatgttaaaattatttttaaagaatcgcTGATAACATAAttagttatataaatttatactatAGATTTGCATAAATTTATCGACAGGATACCTAGCAATCATTCAACCAACTAATTTCCTTGAATATGGGTGGTAACTTACGTGTAATACTACCTCTTATGCTGATCTCCCATGTAGAAATGGTTTTATGTCAATTAAACACGGATAACGCAATTTTTTTGACACTCatatgacaaaattttaacgagaatttaattgcacttaaaataaaacataaaaattatctCATGTTTCACTCatcataaaatttcttcaaccaTGTTTATACCTATTTCTAAAATCTTCACTAACCACTAAAAGTACTGATTGTTGCATTCAGTTCTTAATTCGTGTATTGCTTCTGTGCCCggtatttttaacatttagtTTTTAAAAACTCGTAGTATTTTAGAACGAGAAATTGATTAAACAAAGGAATTAAGTGTTACATTATGCGGCATTTTTTCATAACTCATAATTCGGTTTCCAAACGACTCCTCAAGAGGAGGACTGAATGAAACGGCAAGTTACGTCGGTTTCTAAGCTACTTGTAAACTAGACAAAAAAATTAccgtttattttaatgttactgAGAAAAGAATGCGTTTTGCGCTTTTCATAA of the Hylaeus volcanicus isolate JK05 unplaced genomic scaffold, UHH_iyHylVolc1.0_haploid 12050, whole genome shotgun sequence genome contains:
- the LOC128882513 gene encoding uncharacterized protein LOC128882513, whose product is MTKSFSDASVHNPQSPFNILNLDDRSIQPNQMLEYSSLDKITGPKKEKLEAFWQDFMLHHKLSQMTQDTLILPGQPGMALALVFYHVMCEAFSFSKKLESFSKKLESFSIQDQAVYSHGLNQVYKRHTMLLNSHKKIIPYPIPTICFKKTILLLVDPVSAKTVNNIEESPSSGTSFFLDNCFDEKIETIIRNYIESIKKSNSICSRMLTHDLHFSFDYIDTATGNVKEKIEVMENLIQSGKSYRSQLNLILRNHKESSSSDFNKEIARLEANKKKNDELEINDKQKNKKKPNLLQRVLLSPFSKRKHAKGVLNEKAKTEDNAKTDFLNEKKDAYTKSDITRFGSSSSDSSEISSKTGNLISESVPKEITEVSQPSNSQESKRLFQRKRNFVGKPNKPKNHNSVLNSLTKDSHKSTFYYDLNSTLPDNSKL